The following DNA comes from Candidatus Micrarchaeia archaeon.
CTGTGGCAGATATGCCGTAATCAGAATTGTCGCGTACGGTGCAACCCGAGATGATGCCGCTTGAAGCAGAGGATAACGAAATTCCGATTCCATTTTCATGGAGCGAATTGTACGTAACCTCGGTTCCGGACGAGTTGGATATCCTGATGCCGTAGCCGTAACCGGAGATTGTGCAGTTCTTCACGCTGGCATCGTCGTAATTCTGTACGAGCGCTCCTGAAGTCCCGGCGGTTCCGGTTCCGGTTATGGAGCGGTTGCGGCAGTCCAGCGTTATGTTATCCGCGGCGAAGGTGAAGCATGTTCCCGAGGAATCCACGTTCGAAGCGAGAGTGTATATCGTATTGGAGCGGTTAAGGGTAGCGCATGCGGTCAGGTTCGTGGAGTTTGGGGCGTTCGAAGAGCCCTGGCCGGACGCGTAAATGGCCACGAGGGCGAAGTCCTGCGGGCCGCTCGGGACATTGTATGCTGAAACAGTTACGGTGTACGTGCCTGCCATTGGTGAATCCACTATCACAAGCTCCACGTTGTTCACGCGGTCCGCGCTTGCCGCAGCGAGGTTGAGCGTGTGCTTGTTCCCGTAATACCATGAGCCGTTAGGAAGAGTCACTTTGAGGTCCAAATCATTCACAAGGGCCTTCGTATTGCAATTCACTGAGCACGCTGGGTCGGTCCACACCAAAGCGAATTTCGGAGTAACGCTGGCGTTGGCAGCAAATTGGAATGTCCTTGACTGGCCCGTGGTGAGGTTGTACTGCCTGTCCGAGAAGTTCATCGTGTAATTCGCGCTGATTGCAAGGGATTTTGTTAGGTTTATCCTCCCGAATCCCACTACGTTGTTCGGCAGGTCGCCGTAGGCAGGAACCTGGTCCGCGCCCGCGACCAGTACCGCCTTGATTAGCGCGGATGAAGGGTGCGCCCAGGAACGCCTTGTCTTCAGGTACTCGGTCACCAGTGCCCCTGTGCCCGCTGAAAGCGGTGTAGACATAGAGGTGCCACCGCAAAAGGCATAATAAGAATCATAACCTCCCCAGCTACTACATGGATTCGAACCAGCTAGAGAGGATAGAGTAGAAAGTATGTACATACCTGGTGCAACCAAGTCCGGCTTTATCCTTCCGTCATCCGTGGCTCCACGCGAGGAAAAGGACGCTATTGTGCTAGGATCTACTGGCGAGGAGGGGCGCGCTGTTCCTACTGCGCCTATTGTTACCGCATTCTTTGCAGTTCCGGGGGAACCTATAGTGTTTGAGCTTGGACCGCTATTTCCTGCACTGAAGAAAATTGTGAAATCTTTGCTTGAATTTGAGAAAAGGTCAACGTAGTATGAATCCGAGGTGTATGCACCACCAACCGAACTACCCCAAGAATTCGTGTGTATGATTGCGCCTTGGTTTTTTGCTTCCTGAAAAAGTTCCCTTAAATCATCGGGGGGGTATACGTAATCACCTCCATTTCCTATACTTTGCATGAATAGTCTCGCTTTGGGTGCCATTCCCTTAATCAATGGATTGATAGTACCATTACCCAATACAGAACCTACTACATGTGTTCCATGTCCCATCGTATCTCTGCCCGTTGGATTATCAGAGCAGGTGCGTCCATCGCACCACGCGCTTATGTTCACTACTCTTCCACGTATGTCACGATGGATGGTAGCTAGATTTCCAGTATCCAGTCCTGTGTCCCCAACTCCGACAATCACTCCGTTGCCGGTTACGTTCAGCACAGACCAGGTGTTGGTGGCTCCCAGAGTCGGAGCCGCGTAATCGTTGAAAATCTCTTTTGAATGGTATTCGTCAATGAACATTATCCCCTGTATTCCAGCAATCTGCCGCATCTGCTCGTTGGTCGCGGATTTTACCGTAATCAATTCGTCGTTGTATTTTTCCGCAGGGGCTATCGCATTTATTTCGTCAAGAATCGCATCTGCATCTTCGCCCTGGAAAAGAAGCACCTCCAGGCGTGTGAGCTCGGATTTGGACGAGATGGATGAAGCGATTTTGAGCTCCGGGCCCATCGGAGCGAGTTCCTCGAAGCCGATTACCGCGCCGGTTCTGGCCTGGCTCAGACGGTTCACAGGCACCCGCACTATGTATGTATAATCTCCCGCGTAGCCCGCTATGTCAAATCCCGCAGAAATTACCGAGCTTTTCATCTCTTCGGTTATCGGGCCTGAAAGCCTAAGCAGGGAATAATGGTATTCTGCAAACGCGCATTGCGCAAACGCCAGAACAAGGACGAGCAATAGGGGGGTTCTACGCATATATCTCACCAACGATACCTGGGCCTTGGACAAATAAAGGATACAATAATTTAAAAGCAGTGTGACGCAGAGCGCCAGCTAAGCGGAAGAGAAAAATGGAGAAAAAGAAAAAATTTGCCTTTTCCTGATAAAAGGAAAGGGGCCGTTTTACCGGCCCGTTCAGGCAAATTACTGTGCGGTCACTGCTGCCAGGAACTGGTCGCCCGCGGCGATAGTGTCTGCAGCCGTGAGACCGGCAACGATTATCTTGTTGCCGACCACCTTCGTTACCACCGGTGTGGCCGTGAAGTCGATGCCCGCGCCAGACATGGCGTCTTTGGTCACCGTGTTCACTTGGTCGCCTCCGACGGTAATGAGCACGCCCGTGCTGACGGCAGCCGCGTCCTTATCAAGGACGACGAGCTTCGGTGTGAAGCCCGTGTACGGTGTTATCGCGGAAACGCTCGCTGCGTTGTCCGGCATTATCACCGCGCTGAGCTGGTCCTTCGGCACTGTGCAGGTGGCTGAACCTCCGGTCGCTGCGCACGCACCAACGGTCTCGTCGATTGACAGGACCTTTATGGTTACGTCACCGACTTGGCCCGTCTGACCCTCTGAAAGGGTTAGCTGGGTCGCGGTTGCGCTCTGGTTTGCGGAAGTTACGGTCGCGAACTCATACTTGGCCTTCCCTACCCTCTTGGCAACGTCGAATTGCACTGACGAAGAGGACATGGACTTGAACTTCGTTCCCCTCGGGGAAATGAAGCCGGTCTCGTATGTGCTCACGTCCGAGTATCCTACCTGGCCATCGAAGGTGTATGCGTCGCCAAGAATGAACTCAATCTTGTCGTCGTCAGGGTCGCCAGTCGTAGAATAGAACTTCTTGTCTACGTAATCGTAGTAGAAGCTCATTGACGTGACCGCGTGGCTGAACTCGGTCGGTCCGCTGTCGTAAGCGGTGCCGATGTCCTCGTAGAGCCATAACTCGGGGCTGCTGTCATCGCCTTGAGCGCTGCCGGGTCCGCCGCTGTTCACGAACAGAACAACGCCACCCTCGGTGTCAGTCGCCCTGCTGCCTGCGGTTTTATACTTTATTTCCGGAGCATCGCCGTCAGTGTCGAAGCCGAGGTACCTTGTCGGGTTGGAGCCGCTCTTCTTCATTATTATGTCTCCAGCGTCAAGGTTTGCACCGCACGAGCTGGCCAGGAGGTAGAAAACTTCCTTTCCTTTGCCTGTGCCGGTGCCGGTGTCGCCATACTGGATGGTGCCGGTGTACTGGAACCCGTCGTCAACTCCCGAGGTCATTTTCAGGTACTCGGTGCTCGCCAGGGAGCATGTGCTTCCGTCCACGAACGTTAGGCTCGTGGTGGTTGCTGTCGCGACCTTGAACGAGTCGTAGTCGCTGCTCGTGAGGTCAAGTCCCTTGTAGGTGAGCTTGTATGCCACCGGGTCCTCAGCCATGTTCACGCTGTTGCCAGCAACGAGCGAGTCGCCGAAAGAGCTTCTGTAGAGCAGAACTGCCCTCCAGTGGTCAACGTCGTCCTCGGACGCGCTCGCATCCTTGTTTTTCCAGAACACGCGCACATTCCAGTCGTCGTTCACATCATTGTCGGATTGCAGTGTGTCGTCGTCCTTGAGCTCGAGTTCGCTCTCCAGCATTGCCATTTCAGCCCACTTTGCGCCGAAGGTGTAACCAGGGGCAGTCTGATAAACCCTGATTCTGTAGGTCTTGCCTCCGATGGTCTTCTTTACCGTGGAGCCTGGGTCAATCTGGTCCTGCGCGAGCACGTTTCCGTTCGCGTCAAGGAAGGTGATAATCGCCGGGTGGGTGTTAGTCGTGCCTACCTGGGTGGATATATCGTCCAGCCTGATTTTGAGCTGGCCGTCCTTGCTCGTGAGCTGTTCGCCCACGTTCACGATGCCGTAAACGCTCTCTTTCGCGAGCTTCACTGTGCCTCCTGCGACCACTTCATCTGTGCTCGTGGTGGTTCCTGCCGGAGCCATTTCAGTGATTATCCACTCGCTTCCGAGGAACTGGATTTTCACCCTGTGCTTGCCCGTGTACTCCGGGTCTCCGTTCGCGCAGTCTGCCCAGTTTCCGTCGCTGTCCTCGTCAGAGGTGCACACCGGGATACCGAAGTGCTTGCTGTCGTCGAACTTCACCTGGTAGAGGAACAGGCTCGGGGTAGCCTCGATTGCCTTGTCCGCGTCCACGTATTCAGTCACGCCCTTCACGTACGCCCTCTGGTATTCAGTATAGGTGTCGCCCGTGTTCGGGTCGCTGATCGTCTTGGTCGCGAACGGCGCGTAGTCAGTGCCGCTTATCCTGTACATGTCCTCGTCGCCCAGCCCAATCGAGCCGCCGAGACCGTCGCTGAACGGGTTGGCGTCAGCGTCAGTTTCGGACTCGGTGAGTTCAAAGAGGTCGTCGGCAAGGGTGTTCTCCCTGTTCTCCGGCTGCCTGTCGATGAAGTCGCCGATGTCGGTCACGAACGCGTGGATGCCCGAGTTGGCCGCTCCCGGAACAGTTACTTCCAGGGTGACTTTCTCGTTGCTTATCGCGCAGGTGCCGTTGCCCGTAGCTCCGCTTGTGGTGCACGTTGCGTCATTCGCAACTGCCGCGGTCAGGGTCTTCTTCGCGTATGCCGCGCTCGCGAGCTTTGCGGCTATTGCGCCTGCAACTGCTCCGTCCGAGGCTTGGGCATCGCTTCCCAGCACAACTTTGGCAACCGGCTGTCCGTTGGCGTCTACCAGCTCCTTATTTTCATACATAAGGCCGGCGAAAGCCACCGAACTGGCCAGGATTGTCGCTCCAGCGACGATCGCGCCAATTTTTTTCAGGTTTATTCCTTTCATTCTTTCACCTTTTTTCTTTTTTTAGCCGCCCTGCCTTGGCAGGAGGAAACTCCTTGCCGCCCGCGCAGCGGGTTGCTGCGCGGCTGTAGGGGACTACGCATGCACGCGGGATGCGCGCACGCAAAACGATTACCGGGCGGCTTGCCTTGGTCCCCAAATTCCCTTAGAGAAAGCCCCTAAGGTCCTCTCAGTAGGACACGCCTCTGGGAGGGTAAAGTATGTCGAAAGGCAAGTTTTAAAAAGGTTTCTCATCCGTTATAAACAATTGTTTATAAACAATTGAATGCTATTCGTCAAGTGTCCCTGAAAAATGTGGACACGAGACGTAATCGCTCCCAAATTCCCTTAATCAGTACATATCTGCTATCCGGCCCATCACGGTTTCTTCTATCGCGAACTTCCTCCCTTTTCCAGGCACCAGCATGAGCGCCTTCCACGGAATCCTGTTGCGCCACGCGAACCGCAGCCTTCTGTGGCCGTCGAGCAGTATGAGAGTTTTGCCCTTTTTCAGGATTATCGCCGGCACATGGGACCTGCTTATGTACTTTTCCAGCTCGGCGTGCCTGTCGGCCGCGAGCGGCTGG
Coding sequences within:
- a CDS encoding S8 family serine peptidase, yielding MRRTPLLLVLVLAFAQCAFAEYHYSLLRLSGPITEEMKSSVISAGFDIAGYAGDYTYIVRVPVNRLSQARTGAVIGFEELAPMGPELKIASSISSKSELTRLEVLLFQGEDADAILDEINAIAPAEKYNDELITVKSATNEQMRQIAGIQGIMFIDEYHSKEIFNDYAAPTLGATNTWSVLNVTGNGVIVGVGDTGLDTGNLATIHRDIRGRVVNISAWCDGRTCSDNPTGRDTMGHGTHVVGSVLGNGTINPLIKGMAPKARLFMQSIGNGGDYVYPPDDLRELFQEAKNQGAIIHTNSWGSSVGGAYTSDSYYVDLFSNSSKDFTIFFSAGNSGPSSNTIGSPGTAKNAVTIGAVGTARPSSPVDPSTIASFSSRGATDDGRIKPDLVAPGMYILSTLSSLAGSNPCSSWGGYDSYYAFCGGTSMSTPLSAGTGALVTEYLKTRRSWAHPSSALIKAVLVAGADQVPAYGDLPNNVVGFGRINLTKSLAISANYTMNFSDRQYNLTTGQSRTFQFAANASVTPKFALVWTDPACSVNCNTKALVNDLDLKVTLPNGSWYYGNKHTLNLAAASADRVNNVELVIVDSPMAGTYTVTVSAYNVPSGPQDFALVAIYASGQGSSNAPNSTNLTACATLNRSNTIYTLASNVDSSGTCFTFAADNITLDCRNRSITGTGTAGTSGALVQNYDDASVKNCTISGYGYGIRISNSSGTEVTYNSLHENGIGISLSSASSGIISGCTVRDNSDYGISAT